GATTCTTGTATTGTAGAGCGTGCTTGACTTGCAGCAAATATCTCCATGATGTAAACCGTAGCTGGAGTTCCATCTGCTGACTGGGACACGGCGTCAGCCAGTGATCAACATCATCCGTGTCCAAGTCCTagttatttttgttgttgaatATGAATTGACAGTAATGTTGTTTGCCATTGCAACATATGTAATGCTAATAGAAACAGTGATCGTGGTAAAGTGTAATATAGATAGCTTACAGTGTGAAAGTTCGTTACAACGGGGCGAGGGTGCTGGCTGTTCCCATGGTGAGGTTGAGGGATCGTCTGTAGTCCTCTGGTGGACGCCCTTCACAGGGATCTTGGGTCAGTCCCGGACCTGTGACTTAGGAACATGTTACTTCACAGAAGATCGAGATTTTCTGAGAAATCATTGGACAAAGGCAGTGCTTTTCTATGGGAGTGACTTTAATGTGGAAGATTTGCCGTTACCCCGAGGGAGGCATCACTGGTGGGGTCTCCTGCACGAGGAATCACCCAAAAATCAGCCTCTGTTCGACCACCAGTTCGTCTTACAGTTGTTCAACCTGACGGCTACGTTCCGTCGTGGGTCTAGCTTTCCCCTCACTCTGCAGCACCTGGAGTCGCTCGAAGCGCTCACTTCCAGAGGGGAATTCATCGCCACACATGACAAGAATAGGTTAATGAAGAATGAAAGTTTGGCTCCCATAGTATACGTTCAATCCAACTGTGATACATTGAGTGAGAGGGACAAATTTGTGGAAGAATTATCTAAATATATCAAGATAGACTCATATGGTGCTTGTCTGCATAACCGTGACCTCCCGTCACATCTTCTCGACCCCGCGGGAACCTATGATCACAAGGACTTCCGCTCCATTATCGCGAAATATAAGTTCACATTGGCCATAGAAAACGCTGGTTGTGATGATTACATAACGGAAAAGTTATGGCGTCCTCTGACAGTGGGTTCTGTTCCTATTTACTGGGGGTCGCCATCTGTCACTGACTGGGAACCCAATCGTAATTCACTCATTCTTATAGACAACTTCCAGTCACCACGGGATTTAgctttatacatacacagagtcaTAGGAAATGATACTTTATATGATTCGCATTTAATGCATAAAATTGACCAACGAATATCTA
The window above is part of the Panulirus ornatus isolate Po-2019 chromosome 55, ASM3632096v1, whole genome shotgun sequence genome. Proteins encoded here:
- the FucTB gene encoding alpha-(1,3)-fucosyltransferase 10, whose translation is MLFAIATYVMLIETVIVVKCNIDSLQCESSLQRGEGAGCSHGEVEGSSVVLWWTPFTGILGQSRTCDLGTCYFTEDRDFLRNHWTKAVLFYGSDFNVEDLPLPRGRHHWWGLLHEESPKNQPLFDHQFVLQLFNLTATFRRGSSFPLTLQHLESLEALTSRGEFIATHDKNRLMKNESLAPIVYVQSNCDTLSERDKFVEELSKYIKIDSYGACLHNRDLPSHLLDPAGTYDHKDFRSIIAKYKFTLAIENAGCDDYITEKLWRPLTVGSVPIYWGSPSVTDWEPNRNSLILIDNFQSPRDLALYIHRVIGNDTLYDSHLMHKIDQRISNSILLQSMHERKWGINNDFEKGNFIEHFECFVCNQILARHAGAKPGEVMASVEHYGCPEPPSVLEGGPNRRSFWVEQWHKARVEARVLHHLMLSARSFTSDDFHQQVLHHLHQDGFFHNFPPEHVEL